One stretch of Psilocybe cubensis strain MGC-MH-2018 chromosome 6, whole genome shotgun sequence DNA includes these proteins:
- a CDS encoding Aldo-keto reductase str7 has translation MPLPTRKIGTDDVTAIGFGLMGLSGFYGAVDTDEERFKLLDAAVEMGCTNWDTAAMYNDSEELLGKWFKRTGKRSQIFLATKFGITPQGPNGKPEYRMDQTVPIEVTVKAMAELVKEGKVRYLGLSECSASTLRRAHAVHPIAAVQIEYSPFFLDIEEEHVGLLKACRELGVAVVAYSPLGRGLLTGTIKSNADFGDDDWRKAIPKYSDTNMPNILKLVEGLETFGKKYSATPSQIALAWLLAQGDDIIPIPGTKKIKYLKENIESLNITLSPEDIASIRTLATTINPTIIGGRSRMMNLLFADTPAL, from the exons ATGCCCCTCCCAACGCGCAAAATCGGCACGGACGACGTCACAGCCATCGGATTCGGGCTCATGGGGTTATCTGGATTCTACGGGGCAGTAGATACCGACGAGGAGCGGTTCAAG CTCCTTGACGCGGCGGTGGAGATGGGATGCACGAACTGGGACACAGCCGCGATGTACAACGACAGCGAAGAGCTCCTCGGGAAATG GTTCAAACGCACAGGCAAACGCTCCCAAATCTTCCTCGCCACCAAATTCGGGATCACACCGCAAGGTCCAAATGGCAAACCTGAATAC CGTATGGATCAGACGGTGCCGATTGAG GTCACAGTCAAAGCCATGGCCGAACTCGTAAA AGAAGGCAAAGTGCGCTACCTCGGCCTCTCCGAATGCTCCGCCTCCACCCTGCGGCGCGCACACGCCGTGCACCCCATCGCCGCCGTGCAAATCGAGTACTCCCCCTTCTTCCTCGACATCGAGGAGGAGCACGTTGGGTTGCTCAAAGCGTGCAGAGAGCTGGGTGTCGCGGTTGTTGCGTATTCGCCCCTGGGAAGGGGGTTGTTGACGGGGACTATT AAATCAAATGCGGATTTCGGAGACGACGATTGGAGAAAGGCGATCCCAAA ATACAGCGACACCAACATGCCCAACATCCTCAAACTCGTCGAGGGCCTCGAAACTTTCGGGAAAAAATACAGCGCAACTCCAAGTCAAATCGCACTTGCGTGGTTGCTGGCTCAAGGGGACGATATCATTCCTATTCCCGGTACGAAGAAGATCAAG TACCTCAAAGAAAACATCGAATCCCTGAACATAACCCTCTCACCCGAAGACATCGCCTCCATCAGAACATTAGCAACCACAATAAACCCAACAATTATCGGCGGACGCTCAAGGATGATGAACCTCTTGTTCGCCGATACACCTGCattgtaa